One window of the Benincasa hispida cultivar B227 chromosome 3, ASM972705v1, whole genome shotgun sequence genome contains the following:
- the LOC120074774 gene encoding 2-oxoisovalerate dehydrogenase subunit alpha 2, mitochondrial, protein MVFHVRKATTKIIPHFRNGMSFLGSLEMGFFNSYSTHLRNTSFAAYKIGTGALDSEDMPTHLSARRFESIKAGKQLDSVNDDCDNQVLEFPGGKVKFTSQLSFIPYREEERIPCFRVLDDNGQPSMYSNFTQVSKEVAMKMYSDMVTLQTMDTIFYEAQRQGRISFYLTSLGEEAINIASAAALSFDDLIVPQYREAGVLIWRGFTLKEFASQCFSNKYDYCKGRQMPVHYGSKRHNYFTVASTIASQIPHAVGAAYSMKMDKRDACAVTYFGDGGTSEGDFHGALNFAAVLEAPVIFICRNNGWAISTPISDQFRSDGVVVKGRAYGVRSIRIDGNDALAVYNAVRAARKMAIQEHKPILIEALTYRAGHHTTSDDSTRYRPAEEMEWWRVAKDPVSRFRKWIESNGWWNNEAEAELRSSLRKQLLEEIQLAERSEKPPVADAFTDVYDVPPSNLQEQEKWLRKTIKTHPQDYPSNFPL, encoded by the exons ATGGTTTTTCATGTGAGAAAAGCAACAACGAAGATCATCCCCCATTTTAGAAACGGGATGAGTTTCTTGGGTTCGCTGGAAATGGGTTTCTTCAACTCTTATTCAACCCATCTTCGTAATACTTCATTTGCAGCTTATAAGATCGGAACCGGAGCTTTGGATTCTGAAGATATGCCGACCCATTTGTCTGCTCGTCGTTTTGAATCGATTAAAGCGGGGAAACAATTGGATTCTGTCAACGATGATTGTGACAATCAG GTTTTGGAGTTTCCAGGAGGAAAGGTTAAATTTACTTCTCAACTGAGTTTCATCCCTTATCGTGAGGAGGAGCGGATACCCTGCTTTCGTGTTCTTGATGACAACGGCCAGCCTAGTATGTACAGTAATTTTACGCAG GTTAGCAAGGAGGTTGCTATGAAGATGTACAGTGACATGGTTACCCTCCAAACAATGGACACTATCTTCTACGAAGCACAAAGGCAAGGAAGAATATCCTTCTATTTGACCTCCCTTGGAGAAGAAGCAATCAACATTGCTTCTGCAGCAGCACTGTCATTTGATGACCTCATTGTCCCACAG TACAGGGAGGCAGGAGTACTTATATGGCGCGGTTTCACTCTGAAAGAATTTGCAAGCCAGTGCTTCAGTAACAAATATGATTATTGTAAAGGGAGGCAAATGCCTGTCCATTATGGGTCTAAGAGACACAATTACTTCACTGTAGCATCAACAATCGC TTCTCAAATCCCCCATGCTGTTGGTGCTGCATATTCAATGAAGATGGATAAGAGAGATGCTTGTGCAGTCACTTATTTTGGTGATGGAGGAACAAGTGAG GGAGATTTCCATGGCGCTTTAAATTTTGCAGCAGTTTTGGAGGCACCTGTTATTTTTATTTGCCGGAACAATGGATGGGCAATCAGTACTCCTATTTCAGACCAGTTTCGAA GTGATGGGGTGGTTGTAAAAGGTCGGGCTTATGGAGTTCGCAGTATCCGTATAGATGGCAATGATGCACTTGCTGTATATAATGCAGTTCGAGCTGCTCGAAAAATGGCAATTCAAGAACATAAGCCAATTTTAATTGAG GCTCTCACATATAGAGCTGGACACCACACGACATCAGACGATTCAACCAGGTATCGTCCAGCTGAGGAAATGGAATGGTGGAGGGTTGCAAAGGACCCTGTCTCTAGATTTAGGAAATGGATTGAAAGCAATGGTTGGTGGAATAATGAGGCTGAAGCAGAGCTTAGAAGTAGCCTAAGAAAACAG CTATTAGAGGAAATTCAGTTGGCAGAGAGATCAGAGAAGCCCCCTGTGGCAGATGCTTTCACAGATGTGTATGATGTTCCTCCTTCCAACCTCCAAGAGCAAGAAAAGTGGTTAAGAAAAACAATCAAAACACATCCACAAGATTACCCATCTAATTTTCCTCTGTAA